A region of the Bradysia coprophila strain Holo2 unplaced genomic scaffold, BU_Bcop_v1 contig_232, whole genome shotgun sequence genome:
CGAAAGAATTTTTGCCTCCTTGTAATTTGTCGATATCCATCGATCAACAAATTATTGACGCTGTAGTTGGGTAGGTCATTATTGCTCATTCAATTTCGATTGAATAAACTGATTTTTCGATTGGTCTGGTAGGAGCAACATGAAAgctttaattttattactGGCCCACGCAACTAGTGAACATATCAACACAACCGTTAGTACAAGAGATTTGAGATCACCACTTCATTTGGCTTGCGCTTGTGGAAACCTTGCCATAGCACAGCTGTTAATTTGGGTAATTCGCTTGAtactaattttgaaaaaaagaactCGACTAACGGTGCCAACACAATTTCAGAATCATGCCAATATCAAGCAGACTGATCACGAAGGACGAACATGTTTGGCCTATGCAAAAGCAGCCGTTTCATTAGCAACAGCCAAAACGGCCAATCCATCGCCACACATTTATTCGGTGGAAGCGACTACAAGTTTAGTGGAACTACTGGTCGGATTAGGTTGTACCGATGCAATACCAATAACCGCTAGTGGAACATTACCGCGTCGTAACACAGTTGGACCGTCATTCGAAAAGTTACCGTCAAGCGTTATATAAGGAGTATATTGAACTGGAACGACAAATGGATGCGAGATTCGATCGAGAGGACaaatgaaaagaagaaatGTGACGATGGAATGATGTATCGTTGTTGCATTttgctcgttttttttttgggatttcgtttttttccttcgttttTCCCAACCAACACTATCAGATACCTGATGTCTTCTGCtgttataatttttgtttttatttttattgttgcataaaattaattttttttttgtttgttaaattgCTATTAGACCACACATTAGATTCGCGACAACAAGATATTATCGagagggagagagagagagagagaatctattacttaaaACTATTGTTGTCGCATTTCAGTTGTGGTTGTTtcgaaatgtaaaatataGAAAAGAGAAACATTTGTGTTGTACAAAACAAAACCTTACTTTCAACAACAATaaacaagaaatattttagaaaatagaGAACCATTTTCGCGACTATAGCACACGTGAAATCACAGAATCAACTCCACACACTCACACTAGGAAATATATTTGTAGCGTCGCAGCTTCATGAGAACACTCATTTATGTGCGAtgttttattcgaaaaaggaaagaattaaaaatctaatcGAATACCGATTTCTTTcacaatttataaattatcaGTTGACTGAATTCAATTTGCTGTGGCAAGTCTGATTGTAAAGAAATTATTCGTGGCCTGTTTGAGATAGAATTTCCGATTTTGTAGCAAATCCATCAAGTTACGATCAAACgtacgaaatttcaatttcgccGCATTCATTACTTTCTGACTGCAATGACGCACATTGAATCCTTGCTGCTTAATGTTTGGTCACTGTGATGATGCTTGACTTCGATTTCtatcagaattttttgttctgtGATTCTTTTTTGCTATTCACATTCAGACAGGTCGGACCACCTCGGAccggtaaaatttattttggataaattttcAGAGATCACCCGTCAAGATAGCCAGTGTGGCCCTGTTCTCAGAATATTCTTCAAAATTATCATTCATCGGTCAACGTTATCGAGAGGGGCACTGTCAGTTAAAAATAACGTAACCTTCTTTGCAAACTCCACCTTCCTACTGGAGAGATTTATGTTTCTCTCGATGTTATTGTTTCGATAATCAAAACAATCAGAATTCGTGCttctgaaattgttttttttagaaacccGTTTCTAttcttttatgtcaaaatgtttcgaaaaaaaatttacatttcgaAAGTCAGAGGTTTCCTGCCATCGAAACAATAACTTCGAAAGAaccttgaaaattaaaatagactCTGTCACTAACACAGTACGATTCATGTTGTCGACTATCTGAAACGTTGACTGACTAGAATCAGTTGCAAGTCCCCTAGGAACTCATGTAAAACTTGATAGTctaaattttgtaataaaattttcatttgactgGATGTCTCGGGTAGTCCTCTATCAGACGATTGCATACTCTTGAGGCCACTAGtaattcgtaaaaaaaatgaatattttgaattttgtcaatttgttgTTGTACCATTAATCACATAAACTTTGCAGAACCGATTCGTTCTTGGAGTGGctctaaattttctttttctacaAATTATTGTGTACCATAATTGCTAACTCAGTTGTGCCGAATTATTCATTGAAATACAGAAACattattaaaaccaaaaaaaggtTTATTCTTTGATGCAAATGATTTTGCCAAAAAAGACACAATTTTGACCAACATCCCAGTGGCAAATTGATGTCTCCTTATCAGCAATACAACATTGGCAGaccaattaaaataaaaaaaatcatgactTCAGGTTTGATAACTTCAGGATCAGACTGAACTGACATGTTACTCTAAGAACTCAGGTCGACCTGAATTAGACTTGAAGTGAAGCTGAAATGAACTCAACAAACTATAGGAGTGATGAATTTCCAGCCAGGTTTATACCATACGATCAGGATCTGGAGCTTGTCGTGTAGAAGCATCAAGCACAAGAAGGTAAGCGTCGGTATCTACAGCGAAAGATGAAAGGACTCCAATCCAACAGCCAAATTGATAGCTCAATGCTAATAACCAGCTCAGCCAGTGAACCTAAGTTAGAAACCATTCTGATATCTCAACATCTAGAAACAAACATCTGGATGTGGTTGatgtaaacaatttatttagttAAATCGTGGCGGATAAAAGCGGATTTCATCAAGGCCATCGTCATCCGTTTCATCTTCATCCTCTACCTCAGCCAcattataatttaaattatcgtcTGGTATCATTCcagcaaataatttattgaagcATTTTGATGCCACTCTTCGAAAGTGGGCATATGGATCGGCCCCACCCAATATCTCCAAACAAATCCAGCAGAAGCAGGACTGACAGCGGTTGCAGAACATTTTATTGCATCCgtcgattttttcaatttttgcattgcATCTGGGACACGCTTTGCTGTAATTTTCGATCCACGCTTGCGACAACAGTGTGTCCAATTCGCGTCTCAGTTTATCCTTCCCGTACCGTTTCTCCAGCGCCTCTTTTTCGCTGTCGGTTCCATTGTTGTACTGGTTCAGTAGCTGCTTCCTCTCCTCATCATTCTTGAAAAGGCGACATGGCTCGTAGCCGTGATAGGTGTAgttacaaaatttacaaaatgcaaaattgcaCGCTGGACACACAGCTAAATTGTCGGCTTCAGGTACAACCGGACTTTGGCACGATTTCCGGGGACAATAGACCTAATTTAAATGGTAGACAAATTCTTTAGTGGATACGTCTACAGTCACTCCTCATCGCAATGAACACTCACGATATCATTCATTGTATTCAATGCTGAAGCTAACAACAGCTCATCGTAACGACGGAACAATTCGtcaccaacaatttttttgaccATTTGCGGTGACACCATTGCATTGCACTTATGCTCAGGACATTTGAGGGAACCAACGGAACCTTCAACGATTTGCAGTTTCAGATATTCTCGAACACAATCAAAACAGTTCGTATGATTGCAATTGAATCGGACACAGTCACGACCTTGTTTACGTGAAAAGCAAATGTTACAGCAATACCAATCGTTGGCAAACAGCTCGTCACGTTTGTATTCATCGAATTCTAAttgagaaatgaaaaattagtttGATCAAGACGACGGCGCATTCGTAATTTATACCTCTGAGAATTCGCAGTATATTAGGCATTGATTCGTTCAGTACAACACGTTTGTCAAACTTGCCATCTCCTCTGCATTTATCTGGAACGTAGTTTTTCGCTTGATTGATGCTTGCTTCAACTGACGGTGTGGAATACATTAACAGCGTGACATCAAGTTCCTTATCCGCATTCAGAAATGTTAGAACATCGTCTTGTAAGAACGTGAAACAGGAGTACAGTACTTCAGATCGACATTCGCTGTACAATGTGTCGATCTGTTCACAAATTCTGCTCATATCTGCAGACGATAACCACTGGCAGGACATCAGAAATGCCGGTGGATCTTCACTGGGATAGAATTCGTCCAATGTGAACGTGAACTCAATGCGAGGTAAATacttaatttccattttctgtAAAGTATTGCTTGCCTCGACAGccacttcatttgtttccgGCAATTTCCTTTTGTCACCTTTGCTGAATGTAACGTAATATGGTGATTCGGATATGTTTGGATATGCAATAAAACGACCGCATCGATTCGCCAAGTCGATGGTAAGGCATGATTCGTCAAATATACTTTGAATGACTTCAAGTTCATCCAGTTGCTTCTGTTTATTCTCTTTCACTAGACTCTCGCTAATCGACCGTTCGATTTGTGTACTCGAAGAAGCCACCTCATTTGCTGCTTGTTCCTGAACACAGGCCTTTCCTTCCATCTGTTATATTTAGTTAGTCAACGTTTGCATTTACAATAATATTTGCAGCCAATGTTAAACGATAAGATAAAATCAACGTTACTATAACTGATATTGATAGATTTCTTTGAATGTTGTTCAAGATTGcacaatttactgaaattcaTTCACGTTTACTGTATGAAATGACAACACTTCTTGTCGCGACGAAATCACACTTCCAATAGCAACACGACACCAAAAGATGtgaataatttgatttgatttaaatattgtaaaatttcaCTGATTACGCCAAAGGTTGtaaatcatcaaaacaaaaaatcgtaaCAGAATCGGAAAAACATATGATTTTCACGTAAAAGTATGTCATTTTTATGTACCAGAACCGTTAGGATGAAGATGGTATACTACATTTCCTGTTCAAAATATGCAACACTGATTTCAACTGTCAACGTTTAAACATGATAAACATAAACCAAAACACCGATATAGTGTTaaaagagaatgtcaaaaagagtgctcacccatcgagctcagttaaattaacagGTTTGTTCCTAGtaaactggacttttacacacaatttttgacgtatcacccaTCGAAACCAGTTAAGCAACTGgtcatttttctctcttttactctcttttaacactgtatagGTTTCTTCAACGATTCAGCCGAACAAAATGAACCTAAACAGACGTACCGATGTCATTcatagaaccataaccacaactaatttttcattgttattttgacaatcgCATTGTTAATagtgttgaggttatggctctatggatgacggttggacatttcatttcaccttggAAGAAACATATCAACACtcattcgcctagtcggttgggagatgcgggaaatcagaaacaaaactacattttatatttacatctttaaaaaaaaaattctatttaaaatcgcttgataagattttagtgtagacaattgagtcgtacaactttactattgcatagaaaaataggtcagcatcctcttaaattttttgtgtaacagtaacttattaaccgtacgaagaaacacctttggatttttggctaaaacatgaagaatcgatttttttaactgtgaaaattctatggctgatcacaatgtgaatgtgagatactctcagagttctacaacaaccaaatacaaagtatacagtagaaggttccaaaaataaccaaataaaattgtaccaagtcatacaaatcgaaacactccgatccgaaacatgtttcgaagacTCTGCAGAATTCTGCGAATCTTGAAGACAGTGATACCgtacatcaaatgcaatggaagcgaagggaaaatgaattttgcctggtttatggtcctcatagacagaggacctcggcattgcacgatatttgtttctaaatttggtcacccatgtcaaaaatggtctaaaatatcagtcgatactgtccagaatctggaaataatctgcaattctggaaaaattggtcacttacatcaaacgcaatggaggcgaaacgaaatttaattttgtctggttTATGGCATACATGGACAGAGGACCtgggcattgcacgatatttattccaaaacaggGTCACCCATATCAAAAATAGCGTGAAAAATGGGTAAATAAACCGTCGTTACCGTGCAATATTGCAAGGTATCGACTGATTTCAAACTAATATTTCgacttatttttgatatgggtgaccctgttttggaataaatatcgtgcaatgcccaGGTTCTCTGTCTATGTATGCCATAaaccagacaaaattaaatttcgtttcgcctccattgcgtttgatgtaagtgaccaatttttccagaattgcagattatttccagattctggacagtatcgactgatattttagaccatttttgacatgggtgaccaaatttagaaacaaatatcgtgcaatgccgaggtcctctgtctatgaggaccataaaccaggcaaaattcat
Encoded here:
- the LOC119076264 gene encoding E3 ubiquitin-protein ligase RNF14-like, which gives rise to MEGKACVQEQAANEVASSSTQIERSISESLVKENKQKQLDELEVIQSIFDESCLTIDLANRCGRFIAYPNISESPYYVTFSKGDKRKLPETNEVAVEASNTLQKMEIKYLPRIEFTFTLDEFYPSEDPPAFLMSCQWLSSADMSRICEQIDTLYSECRSEVLYSCFTFLQDDVLTFLNADKELDVTLLMYSTPSVEASINQAKNYVPDKCRGDGKFDKRVVLNESMPNILRILREFDEYKRDELFANDWYCCNICFSRKQGRDCVRFNCNHTNCFDCVREYLKLQIVEGSVGSLKCPEHKCNAMVSPQMVKKIVGDELFRRYDELLLASALNTMNDIVYCPRKSCQSPVVPEADNLAVCPACNFAFCKFCNYTYHGYEPCRLFKNDEERKQLLNQYNNGTDSEKEALEKRYGKDKLRRELDTLLSQAWIENYSKACPRCNAKIEKIDGCNKMFCNRCQSCFCWICLEILGGADPYAHFRRVASKCFNKLFAGMIPDDNLNYNVAEVEDEDETDDDGLDEIRFYPPRFN